The uncultured Desulfuromonas sp. genome has a segment encoding these proteins:
- a CDS encoding glycosyltransferase, producing MRVLHIAYQQLRRYGKTRVSWAQKLTSGLIKNDHCVQVFSDRDVAAFEAPFGWRDLGRGKANKRLLEMVEAFEPDLVIAGHCDIITNETLQEIKRLQPGAVLAHCNNDPLFVPDNVEKIKHRAEVVDAVFVSTGRSELALFEGGNARLYHMPNPVDPAVETLNNARRTDLEIDLLFCSNSNDFTKRLEMVGHLKDALSAEMNFKTFGSFGEAPVWGRDYDRALAETKMGLNLNRQEGFYWYSSARMAQLAGNGILQFTHSSPRFDELLPPESVVYFDDDADLLNKIRLFHGDDALRCAWAERARTFFHQEMNNTLYAQYILEASLLQPFSHEYVWAQDIHPDGTLK from the coding sequence ATGCGCGTATTGCATATTGCGTATCAACAACTGCGCCGTTACGGCAAGACCCGGGTGAGCTGGGCGCAAAAACTGACCAGCGGTCTGATTAAAAACGATCATTGCGTCCAGGTGTTCAGTGACCGGGATGTGGCGGCGTTCGAGGCACCGTTCGGCTGGCGTGATCTTGGCCGGGGCAAGGCGAATAAGCGCTTGCTGGAAATGGTGGAAGCGTTTGAGCCGGACCTGGTGATTGCCGGACATTGCGACATCATCACCAACGAGACGCTGCAGGAGATCAAGCGGCTGCAGCCGGGAGCTGTTTTGGCCCACTGCAACAACGATCCGTTGTTTGTGCCGGACAATGTTGAAAAAATCAAACATCGTGCCGAGGTGGTTGATGCGGTTTTTGTCTCCACCGGTCGGTCTGAGTTAGCCTTGTTTGAGGGCGGGAACGCGCGGCTATACCACATGCCCAATCCGGTGGACCCGGCGGTGGAGACACTGAATAACGCCCGGCGAACCGATCTGGAGATCGACCTGTTGTTTTGCAGCAACAGCAATGATTTCACCAAACGTTTGGAGATGGTCGGGCACTTGAAAGATGCTCTCAGTGCTGAGATGAATTTTAAGACCTTCGGCAGCTTTGGTGAGGCTCCGGTCTGGGGGCGCGATTATGACCGGGCTTTGGCCGAAACCAAGATGGGGCTGAATCTCAATCGTCAAGAAGGGTTTTACTGGTATTCCTCGGCACGCATGGCCCAGCTCGCCGGCAATGGCATCCTGCAATTTACCCACAGTAGCCCACGGTTTGATGAACTGTTGCCGCCGGAGTCCGTGGTGTATTTCGACGATGATGCCGATCTGTTGAACAAAATCCGCCTGTTTCATGGTGATGACGCGCTACGCTGTGCCTGGGCTGAGCGGGCGCGGACATTTTTCCATCAGGAGATGAACAACACCTTGTATGCGCAATATATTCTCGAGGCCTCTTTGCTGCAGCCGTTTAGCCATGAGTATGTCTGGGCACAGGATATTCATCCGGACGGGACGTTGAAGTGA
- a CDS encoding YrbL family protein, producing the protein MLRLSQMTPFARGGNRLCYVHPDNPQCCVKVRRPDFTLEDCRRKKGFPRNLRPLSSFDDNREEAAVIKDLQKTRGVIIHQHIYRCDGFVETDLGPGLMTELVRDADGRISVSLKQDLWERGYPEETRQAVETLGAFWLKHLIPSRELLAHNILVQRGDNGEIQRLVVVDGLGSPYLFPFDWLPKAVCYHKVAHRVRRLHKRIKQFIRHCDSGHQPSRVGMLRHRGKLHSRGGRCVVNHCPAPGSKD; encoded by the coding sequence ATGTTGCGACTGTCGCAAATGACTCCTTTCGCCCGCGGCGGCAATCGACTGTGCTATGTGCACCCCGACAATCCCCAGTGTTGCGTGAAGGTGCGTCGTCCGGATTTCACCCTGGAAGACTGCCGGCGCAAGAAAGGCTTTCCGCGTAATCTGAGACCATTATCCAGCTTTGATGATAATCGTGAAGAAGCCGCTGTCATTAAGGATCTGCAAAAGACCCGTGGCGTGATCATCCATCAACACATTTATCGCTGTGATGGTTTTGTGGAGACGGATTTGGGACCAGGGCTGATGACCGAGTTGGTGCGTGATGCCGATGGCCGGATTTCGGTCTCCTTGAAACAGGATCTCTGGGAACGGGGCTATCCGGAGGAAACCCGCCAGGCCGTTGAGACTTTGGGGGCCTTCTGGTTGAAACATCTGATTCCGTCACGTGAATTATTGGCGCACAATATTCTGGTTCAGCGCGGGGACAACGGTGAGATTCAACGCCTGGTGGTGGTCGATGGCCTTGGTTCGCCCTATCTGTTTCCGTTTGATTGGTTGCCGAAAGCGGTTTGCTACCACAAAGTTGCCCACCGTGTTCGACGGTTGCATAAGCGGATTAAACAATTTATCCGTCATTGCGATAGCGGCCATCAGCCCAGTCGGGTCGGCATGTTGCGGCATCGCGGCAAGCTGCACAGCCGTGGTGGCAGATGCGTTGTAAACCACTGTCCCGCGCCCGGCAGTAAGGATTGA
- a CDS encoding glycosyltransferase → MKLMQILLSQSEAGAETYFEKVAAAFAKDDAVEQRLIIEAQPSREERLRRSGVDFRPLPMGCITKPLLYNRRLKREVHRFNPDLIVTWVNRASRKCPPTSAVVVGRLGGYYDIANYRKCDHLIVNTPDLVRHVTSHDWPKQHVSMISNFGELPESLEVPEPLPSIPAGHRVLLTLGRLHEKKAQDVLIRALPDIAQTTLLIAGDGELKVSLSQLAASLGVAERVHFLGLRKDIRALFDLADICVFPSRFEPLGNVVLESWATRTPIVAAASQGPSWLIEDGSNGLLFDVDNVAHCAAQVNRLLADSQLADRLAEQGHWTFLQEFSMDVIIGRYKALFKELLTQRSSGKTL, encoded by the coding sequence ATGAAATTGATGCAGATTCTGTTGTCCCAGTCTGAGGCGGGTGCGGAAACCTATTTTGAAAAAGTCGCGGCGGCTTTTGCCAAAGACGATGCGGTTGAACAGCGCCTGATTATTGAGGCGCAGCCCTCCCGCGAGGAGCGTTTGCGCCGATCCGGTGTTGATTTTCGACCATTACCCATGGGCTGCATCACCAAGCCCTTGTTATATAATCGCCGCCTGAAACGGGAAGTGCATCGTTTCAACCCGGATTTGATTGTCACCTGGGTCAACCGGGCGTCACGCAAATGTCCGCCAACTTCGGCCGTGGTGGTCGGTCGTCTCGGCGGTTATTATGACATCGCCAACTATCGCAAATGTGATCATCTGATTGTCAATACCCCTGATCTGGTGCGCCATGTGACCAGCCATGACTGGCCGAAACAGCACGTCAGCATGATTTCCAATTTTGGTGAACTGCCGGAAAGTCTCGAAGTTCCGGAACCGTTGCCGTCGATCCCTGCCGGCCACCGGGTTTTGCTCACCCTGGGACGGCTGCATGAGAAAAAAGCCCAGGATGTTCTGATCCGGGCGTTGCCCGACATTGCGCAGACCACTCTGCTGATTGCCGGTGACGGTGAATTGAAAGTTTCGTTGAGCCAACTGGCCGCCTCTCTTGGAGTTGCCGAGCGGGTTCATTTTCTTGGTCTGCGCAAAGATATTCGTGCCCTGTTTGATCTGGCCGATATCTGTGTGTTCCCGTCTCGCTTTGAGCCTTTGGGCAATGTCGTCCTCGAATCCTGGGCTACCCGTACACCCATTGTAGCCGCCGCCAGTCAGGGGCCTTCCTGGCTGATTGAGGATGGCAGCAACGGCCTGCTTTTTGACGTCGACAATGTCGCGCACTGTGCCGCTCAGGTTAATCGGTTACTGGCGGATTCCCAACTTGCGGATCGCCTGGCTGAGCAGGGCCACTGGACCTTTTTACAGGAGTTCAGTATGGATGTGATCATCGGGCGCTACAAAGCGCTTTTTAAAGAGCTTCTGACCCAGCGCTCTTCCGGTAAGACGTTATGA
- a CDS encoding glycosyltransferase, which translates to MMHHPKVAQVLAGAAQGGAENFYVRLVQGLHDANAVEQKAFIRKHPHRVDALHAYGLAVEGFRFGGPLHVFDRLRFVRALKAFEPDIVMTWMNRASSLTPRGSYQLVCRLGHYYNLKYYRHADYWVGISKGICDHLVRGGMPAERVVHIPNFADETVVSPVPRASFNTPTDRPLLLAAGRLHVNKGFDTLLHALVMIPDAILWLAGAGPEEQALKKLCHDLGLDERVRFLGWRNDVTALMHTADLFVCPSRHEGLGSIVMESWAHHCPIVATDSQGPGEVIEDGVTGLIVPVDEPLPLADAIAQLLADPAARERLVAQAAQQYEQHYCRRVIVEQYSRFYQSILS; encoded by the coding sequence ATGATGCATCATCCCAAAGTCGCCCAGGTTCTGGCCGGAGCCGCGCAAGGCGGGGCGGAAAATTTTTACGTGCGGCTGGTGCAGGGGCTGCACGACGCCAATGCCGTTGAGCAAAAGGCGTTTATTCGTAAACATCCACACCGCGTTGATGCCTTACACGCCTACGGGCTCGCCGTAGAAGGATTTCGCTTTGGCGGACCTCTGCATGTTTTCGACCGTTTGCGCTTCGTACGGGCGCTCAAGGCGTTTGAGCCCGACATTGTCATGACCTGGATGAATCGGGCCAGCAGCCTGACGCCCCGAGGGTCCTATCAACTGGTCTGTCGTCTCGGCCATTACTACAACCTCAAGTATTACCGTCATGCGGATTACTGGGTGGGGATTTCCAAGGGGATTTGCGACCACCTGGTGCGGGGCGGTATGCCGGCGGAGCGGGTGGTTCATATTCCGAATTTTGCCGATGAAACCGTCGTTTCCCCGGTGCCGCGGGCGAGTTTTAACACGCCGACGGATCGACCTTTGTTGTTGGCCGCGGGGCGACTGCATGTAAATAAAGGGTTTGATACATTGCTGCACGCTCTGGTGATGATTCCTGATGCCATTTTATGGCTGGCGGGGGCCGGTCCCGAAGAACAGGCCCTGAAGAAATTGTGTCACGATCTCGGTTTGGATGAGCGGGTGCGTTTTCTCGGTTGGCGTAACGATGTTACGGCCCTGATGCATACGGCGGATCTGTTTGTCTGCCCGTCGCGTCATGAGGGCTTGGGGTCCATTGTCATGGAATCATGGGCGCATCACTGCCCGATTGTGGCGACCGATTCCCAGGGGCCGGGCGAAGTCATTGAGGATGGTGTCACCGGACTGATTGTGCCGGTGGATGAGCCACTTCCCCTGGCGGATGCCATCGCACAACTGCTGGCTGATCCGGCGGCAAGAGAGAGGCTGGTTGCTCAGGCGGCGCAACAGTATGAGCAGCATTATTGCCGGCGTGTCATCGTTGAGCAATACAGCCGTTTTTATCAATCGATTCTGTCATGA
- a CDS encoding GT-D fold domain-containing glycosyltransferase has product MKKTYKISAWEQVFGGDLWMVRNVMRRVVSVFFALIPVKSWRHHARETLDRWIVRSNKSKIAHFVDHYPAVKRELETVEYIVEHRASIGRFGDGEFNMCIGRHKSFQTYDDALVKRLKEVLSSEDENFLVGINTIQAEHDLSDIWKKFVVRRGNRVLKLLDPHRVYDSSTITTVFPQDPACFERYVEKLKAIWHNRKVVFVVGRNSRFFFEKELFDNVCCHEFIYGPAQNAFSVYDELLNQVARYDTEWLVLIALGPTATIMAYDLYRKGYQAIDLGQTPSKYHKAKYGTLYPSDHPLFAQKDH; this is encoded by the coding sequence GTGAAAAAGACCTACAAGATCAGCGCCTGGGAACAGGTTTTTGGCGGTGATTTATGGATGGTGCGCAATGTCATGCGTCGTGTTGTCAGCGTGTTTTTCGCCCTGATCCCGGTGAAGTCGTGGCGCCATCATGCACGGGAGACGCTGGATCGCTGGATTGTGCGGTCTAATAAAAGCAAAATAGCTCACTTTGTTGACCACTATCCGGCGGTTAAACGTGAACTGGAAACGGTCGAATACATCGTTGAGCACAGAGCCAGTATCGGCCGGTTTGGTGATGGCGAGTTCAACATGTGCATCGGTCGCCATAAATCATTTCAGACCTATGACGACGCTCTGGTAAAACGGCTCAAGGAGGTGTTGAGCAGTGAGGACGAAAATTTTCTCGTCGGCATCAACACCATCCAGGCGGAACACGATTTAAGCGATATCTGGAAAAAATTTGTCGTGCGGCGAGGCAATCGGGTGTTGAAATTACTCGACCCTCATCGGGTCTACGATTCTTCCACCATCACCACGGTTTTTCCGCAGGACCCCGCTTGTTTTGAACGGTATGTCGAAAAACTCAAAGCGATCTGGCACAACCGCAAGGTGGTTTTTGTCGTCGGCCGCAATAGCCGGTTCTTTTTTGAAAAGGAACTGTTCGACAATGTGTGCTGCCATGAGTTCATCTATGGACCGGCGCAAAATGCGTTCAGTGTCTATGATGAACTGCTGAATCAGGTGGCACGCTATGACACGGAGTGGTTGGTGCTGATTGCTCTCGGCCCGACCGCCACCATCATGGCATATGATCTCTACCGGAAGGGCTACCAGGCGATCGATCTCGGCCAGACACCATCCAAGTATCATAAAGCGAAGTACGGCACACTCTATCCTTCCGATCATCCCCTGTTTGCGCAGAAAGATCATTGA
- a CDS encoding O-antigen ligase family protein gives MTLTKRTFPLLVLSFLWIVFFPVKGVVFQICLYLLPLLVVLSGDTRKLLGEHNRHIVLLSLCFALPLLLSELRAVLLWGGALSDGAFEAFWRLAFFPVVLATVCRYCHCRSRQILVILTAVGVVYGLAGLSGVFFDDVFMPRSFGPRASGFVSNPNPFGFLMSVTSLVSLFLLLSAKHRGEMILALVGVAVSFSAVVVSGSRSAFLGGVVALIVMALLGRRCSVPSFSRTHLFAGLGIVVVVAGVIVVTSQPLDVLNDRIVRATQDIRLTIWSHYLQRFFEHPIMGVPISCSQKIQIHGRSYGPHNMYLSTLVQSGLAGLIALLTGLLWVFRKAFFIGPEKIVVVPMVLLLCCYCFFNSSLFGNEMTQGVFALIVALTLHPGKELS, from the coding sequence ATGACATTGACCAAAAGGACGTTTCCACTACTGGTCCTTTCCTTTTTATGGATTGTTTTTTTTCCGGTTAAAGGTGTTGTTTTTCAGATCTGCCTTTATCTGCTTCCTCTCCTGGTTGTGTTGTCTGGCGATACCCGAAAATTGCTTGGTGAACACAATCGTCACATTGTGCTGTTGAGCCTGTGTTTTGCCCTGCCTCTGTTGCTTTCCGAACTCCGTGCCGTTTTGTTGTGGGGGGGTGCTTTGAGCGATGGTGCTTTTGAAGCGTTCTGGCGTCTGGCGTTTTTTCCGGTGGTCCTGGCCACGGTCTGCCGATATTGCCACTGCCGCTCTCGGCAGATCCTTGTGATTCTCACGGCGGTCGGCGTTGTTTATGGTTTAGCCGGGTTGAGTGGCGTTTTTTTTGATGATGTTTTTATGCCGCGTTCCTTTGGCCCACGTGCCTCCGGGTTTGTCTCTAATCCCAATCCGTTCGGCTTTTTGATGTCCGTGACTTCTTTAGTCTCTTTGTTTCTGCTTCTGTCGGCGAAACATCGTGGCGAAATGATTCTCGCGCTTGTCGGGGTTGCTGTTTCTTTTTCTGCGGTTGTTGTTTCAGGAAGCCGCAGTGCCTTTCTGGGCGGGGTTGTCGCTCTTATTGTCATGGCGCTGCTGGGCAGGCGCTGTTCCGTGCCTTCCTTTTCTCGCACACACCTCTTTGCCGGCCTTGGGATCGTGGTCGTTGTGGCCGGGGTCATTGTTGTTACGTCGCAGCCACTTGATGTGTTGAATGATCGGATTGTCCGTGCGACTCAAGATATCCGTCTGACGATCTGGTCCCATTATCTGCAGCGTTTTTTTGAACATCCCATCATGGGAGTCCCAATCAGTTGCAGTCAGAAGATCCAGATTCATGGACGAAGCTATGGACCCCATAACATGTATCTGTCCACTCTGGTTCAGTCCGGTCTTGCCGGTCTCATCGCACTGTTGACGGGTCTGCTCTGGGTATTCCGTAAGGCGTTTTTTATTGGCCCTGAGAAAATCGTCGTTGTGCCGATGGTGTTGTTGCTGTGCTGTTATTGTTTTTTTAACTCGTCCCTTTTCGGCAATGAAATGACCCAGGGGGTGTTTGCTCTGATCGTGGCGTTAACTCTCCACCCTGGCAAAGAATTGAGCTGA
- a CDS encoding Trm112 family protein, translated as MDIDQDLLQWLVCPKCKGPVQLDNDGNLLCEACSLRYPVRDGLPVMLIDEAEEVELATS; from the coding sequence ATGGATATAGATCAGGATTTATTACAATGGCTGGTTTGCCCCAAGTGTAAAGGGCCGGTGCAGTTGGACAACGATGGAAATCTGCTCTGTGAAGCGTGTTCGTTGCGCTATCCGGTTCGCGATGGTCTGCCGGTGATGTTGATTGACGAAGCGGAAGAGGTGGAGCTCGCCACGTCGTGA
- the waaF gene encoding lipopolysaccharide heptosyltransferase II — protein MTATCLTLQSPRRIVVRGTNWIGDAVMTTPALSALRACYPETEIVMLANPLVAELFRVHPAIDRVMVYDRKGSHKGVRGFLAMANELRREKFDIAVLLQNAIEAALLAFAAGIPCRAGYTTDGRRLLLNAPVSVTAADKLLHHTDYYLQLLRRLGIEGGDGRLCLAIDQQEQAWAESVLGNNRIIALNPGAAYGSAKRWIPERFAEVADQLAERYQARILLTGGPGETEIGQDIATAMNHAVINMVGQTTVRQMMALLANSSLLVTNDSGPMHVASAFDIPIVAVFGSTDHTTTCPASERVRIVRKDTECAPCLLRQCPTDHRCMTAIEASDVIEAACELLEKP, from the coding sequence GTGACAGCAACCTGTTTGACGTTACAGTCGCCACGTCGCATTGTCGTGCGCGGTACAAACTGGATTGGTGATGCGGTGATGACCACTCCGGCGTTATCGGCGTTGCGGGCCTGTTATCCCGAAACTGAAATCGTCATGTTGGCCAATCCTTTGGTGGCGGAGCTGTTCCGTGTCCATCCGGCCATTGACCGGGTGATGGTCTATGATCGTAAAGGTAGTCACAAAGGCGTGCGCGGTTTTCTGGCCATGGCCAATGAACTGCGCCGGGAAAAGTTTGACATCGCCGTTCTGCTGCAGAATGCCATTGAAGCCGCATTGCTGGCTTTTGCCGCCGGGATCCCCTGTCGGGCCGGTTACACGACAGATGGCCGTCGGCTGCTGCTCAATGCACCGGTCTCGGTGACGGCTGCCGATAAGCTTTTGCATCATACCGACTATTATCTGCAACTGCTGCGTCGCCTGGGTATTGAAGGCGGCGATGGCCGTTTGTGTCTGGCCATTGACCAGCAGGAGCAAGCCTGGGCGGAATCGGTTCTCGGCAATAACCGCATCATTGCGCTGAATCCCGGTGCGGCCTATGGCTCGGCGAAGCGTTGGATTCCGGAGCGTTTTGCCGAAGTCGCTGATCAGTTGGCCGAGCGTTATCAGGCGCGTATTCTGCTCACCGGCGGTCCCGGTGAAACGGAGATCGGTCAGGATATTGCCACGGCGATGAATCACGCTGTCATCAACATGGTGGGGCAGACCACGGTGCGGCAGATGATGGCTCTGTTAGCGAACAGCAGTCTGCTGGTGACCAACGATTCAGGCCCCATGCATGTTGCTTCAGCCTTTGATATCCCGATCGTTGCGGTGTTTGGTTCCACGGACCACACCACCACGTGTCCGGCTTCGGAACGGGTGCGCATTGTCCGTAAGGACACCGAGTGTGCGCCGTGTCTGCTGCGCCAATGTCCGACGGACCATCGCTGTATGACCGCCATTGAAGCCTCGGATGTCATTGAAGCTGCCTGCGAGTTACTGGAAAAACCATAA
- the waaC gene encoding lipopolysaccharide heptosyltransferase I — protein sequence MKILIVKMSALGDVIHALPVLRYIHQLHPDAEIDWVVEDPFAPVLSGHPDIHEILTVRTKYWRTLPTMTMLGKALKFIRRLRRDHYDVVLDLQGNSKSGLFTLMSRADKKFGFDRRHVREWPNLLATNHRVALDDGEHHIAQRALAVARAAFPGGDPVPQAGPLHVDEAARQRVAEQLAEHEMTPPLVVFHYGTTWETKLWNVACWQQLACRLIDEFGIVPLLTWGNEQERHAAQAIHDATSGRAVIWPRGTLPELVALLNRADLVVGGDTGPIHIAAAVGTSTVSLFRVTDAERNGPAGPEHRRLQSPLPCAMCLRKQCDDDDQCSRSIRVDEVISAIGELLVMSADLSDERESYAGNH from the coding sequence ATGAAAATTCTTATCGTTAAGATGAGTGCCCTGGGCGATGTCATTCACGCGCTTCCGGTGTTGCGCTATATTCATCAACTTCACCCTGACGCAGAAATTGATTGGGTGGTTGAAGATCCTTTCGCGCCTGTTTTGTCAGGGCATCCGGACATCCACGAAATTCTTACAGTACGTACGAAATACTGGCGGACGTTGCCGACCATGACCATGCTTGGTAAGGCGCTGAAGTTCATCCGTCGACTGCGTCGAGATCATTATGATGTGGTACTGGACCTGCAAGGCAACAGCAAAAGCGGTTTGTTCACCTTGATGAGCCGCGCCGACAAAAAGTTCGGTTTCGATCGCCGCCACGTCCGGGAATGGCCGAATCTGCTGGCCACCAACCACCGTGTTGCTCTGGACGACGGGGAGCATCATATTGCCCAGCGTGCTTTGGCCGTGGCGCGCGCTGCCTTCCCGGGTGGTGATCCTGTGCCTCAGGCTGGACCGCTTCATGTGGATGAGGCGGCGCGACAACGGGTTGCTGAGCAATTGGCCGAACACGAAATGACTCCTCCCCTGGTGGTTTTCCATTACGGCACCACCTGGGAAACAAAATTATGGAACGTTGCCTGCTGGCAGCAATTGGCATGTCGGCTGATTGACGAATTTGGCATTGTGCCGCTACTCACTTGGGGGAATGAGCAGGAACGTCACGCCGCCCAGGCGATTCATGACGCCACTTCGGGGCGTGCGGTCATCTGGCCGCGCGGGACCCTGCCGGAATTGGTTGCTTTGCTGAATCGGGCCGACCTGGTGGTTGGTGGGGATACCGGCCCCATCCATATTGCTGCGGCCGTCGGAACGTCAACCGTTTCGTTGTTCCGAGTGACTGACGCAGAGCGTAATGGACCGGCCGGGCCGGAGCATCGTCGCTTGCAGAGCCCTTTGCCCTGTGCTATGTGTCTACGCAAACAATGTGATGACGATGATCAGTGCTCACGATCCATTCGCGTGGATGAGGTGATCTCCGCCATTGGTGAGTTGTTGGTCATGTCAGCCGATCTATCCGACGAAAGAGAGAGTTATGCAGGAAATCATTGA
- the gmhA gene encoding D-sedoheptulose 7-phosphate isomerase — MQEIIDEQLHRHIEVFEQVVLPMSAQVEAVAKALCTALKQGHKVLVMGNGGSAADSQHFAAELVGRFLKNRAALPAIALTTDTSILTAVANDFGYDTVFSRQVEALAQSGDVVIGISTSGNSPNVLAGLQVARDKGCVTVALTGRNGGKMRNGADLSLNVAVDDTPRIQEAHLTLIHILCDLVERELFAD, encoded by the coding sequence ATGCAGGAAATCATTGACGAACAACTGCATCGTCATATTGAGGTTTTTGAACAGGTTGTGCTGCCGATGTCTGCTCAGGTTGAGGCCGTCGCCAAAGCCCTGTGCACTGCCCTGAAGCAGGGCCATAAGGTTCTGGTGATGGGCAATGGCGGTTCTGCCGCGGATTCCCAGCATTTTGCCGCGGAACTGGTCGGCCGTTTTCTCAAGAACCGTGCGGCTCTGCCTGCTATCGCCCTGACCACGGATACGTCGATTTTAACGGCGGTCGCCAATGATTTTGGTTACGACACGGTTTTCAGTCGTCAGGTTGAAGCGCTGGCCCAATCCGGTGATGTGGTGATCGGTATCTCCACCAGTGGAAACTCTCCCAATGTCCTTGCCGGGTTGCAGGTTGCCCGCGATAAAGGGTGTGTGACCGTTGCTTTGACCGGGCGCAATGGCGGTAAGATGCGTAACGGTGCTGATCTCTCACTGAATGTTGCCGTTGATGACACTCCTCGCATCCAGGAAGCCCACCTGACGTTGATCCATATTTTGTGTGATCTGGTCGAACGAGAGCTTTTTGCCGATTGA
- a CDS encoding lipopolysaccharide kinase InaA family protein, giving the protein MEKISPQEFQRLVRSCQVLEKDGHGEKVLRRHDGIIIKIFRRKRLFSSALLFPYAQRFSRNALKLWALDVPTVRVVRCAHCTNPARDLVWYQPVEGQTLRDVARRESVDAMMEALGDFIADLHDHGVLFRSLHWGNIIVQPDGAFGLIDIADLRCGRRALTPAQRQRNFHHLLRYKEDRSRFFDLIDLFCRGYAARSGLGEEQCRQWLLNAATSVDTKGHR; this is encoded by the coding sequence ATGGAAAAAATTTCTCCCCAGGAGTTTCAACGTCTTGTCCGATCCTGTCAGGTGCTGGAAAAAGACGGCCACGGCGAAAAAGTTCTGCGTCGACATGATGGCATCATCATCAAAATTTTTCGACGTAAGCGCCTTTTTTCCAGTGCGCTGTTGTTTCCCTATGCACAACGCTTTTCCCGCAACGCTTTGAAATTATGGGCCCTGGACGTCCCAACGGTTCGTGTGGTCAGGTGTGCCCACTGCACCAATCCGGCGCGTGATCTGGTGTGGTACCAGCCGGTCGAAGGACAGACCTTGCGTGATGTTGCCCGACGGGAATCCGTTGATGCAATGATGGAGGCTCTGGGCGATTTTATTGCCGATCTTCATGACCATGGGGTGCTGTTTCGCTCGTTGCATTGGGGGAATATTATTGTTCAGCCGGATGGAGCCTTCGGATTGATTGATATTGCCGATCTGCGTTGTGGGCGGCGTGCTTTAACCCCTGCGCAACGGCAGAGAAATTTTCACCATCTACTGCGTTATAAAGAGGATCGGAGTCGTTTTTTTGACCTGATCGATCTGTTTTGCCGAGGTTACGCTGCGCGTAGCGGGCTTGGTGAAGAGCAATGTCGTCAATGGCTTCTCAATGCTGCAACGTCCGTTGATACAAAGGGGCATCGTTAA
- a CDS encoding glycosyltransferase family 4 protein has product MRLAFVLFKYFPYGGLQRDCLKIAVECQRRGHEISLYCLEWSGPKPDGMNVHILPIRSWRNYHRYEQFVAHVRQEIKRLAYDGVVGFNRMPGLDVYFGADPCFALKAQQRSALYRLLPRSRSFLKAEQAVYGEESATHILMLSNLEIEAIQRIYNTPDDRLHLLPPGVARDRLAGADYQQRRQQFRRQLGIQDEEKLLLMVGSGFRVKGVDRALKAMQRLPEDLRQKSQLMILGRDNQAPFERLARQLGLEGRVQFLGGRDDAPNFLFAADLLIHPAYRESAGMVLLEAVAARLPVLVTDTCGYSFHIERSGAGVVHQSPFDLDRFTRELTQMLCNETSSWQQAAAQYVAETDIFGLAEKAVDVIEEVVA; this is encoded by the coding sequence ATGCGTCTGGCGTTTGTTTTGTTCAAATATTTCCCCTATGGCGGTTTGCAGAGAGACTGCTTGAAGATTGCTGTTGAATGCCAGAGGCGCGGCCATGAGATTTCTCTTTATTGCCTTGAATGGAGCGGTCCGAAACCTGACGGGATGAATGTCCACATTCTTCCCATCCGTTCGTGGCGTAACTACCATCGCTATGAACAATTTGTCGCTCACGTGCGTCAGGAGATTAAACGGCTCGCTTATGATGGTGTTGTTGGATTTAACCGTATGCCGGGGTTGGACGTTTATTTTGGCGCAGACCCGTGTTTTGCACTCAAAGCGCAACAACGCTCCGCTTTGTACCGTCTGTTGCCGCGATCACGAAGTTTTCTTAAAGCGGAGCAGGCCGTCTATGGCGAAGAGTCCGCAACACATATCCTGATGTTGTCCAACCTTGAGATCGAGGCGATTCAACGCATCTATAACACTCCTGATGACCGCTTACATTTGTTGCCGCCTGGTGTGGCCCGTGATCGACTGGCCGGCGCGGATTATCAACAGCGCCGTCAGCAGTTTCGCCGGCAACTTGGCATTCAGGACGAAGAAAAATTATTGTTGATGGTGGGGTCCGGTTTTCGGGTCAAAGGGGTTGATCGTGCTCTGAAGGCGATGCAGAGATTACCTGAGGATCTGCGGCAAAAGAGCCAACTGATGATTCTCGGACGGGATAATCAGGCGCCGTTCGAACGGCTGGCGCGTCAACTCGGTCTTGAGGGTCGCGTACAGTTCTTGGGCGGTCGTGATGACGCGCCCAACTTCCTGTTCGCCGCTGATCTGCTTATCCATCCTGCCTATCGTGAGTCCGCCGGCATGGTGCTTCTCGAAGCCGTCGCAGCCCGCTTGCCGGTGCTGGTCACCGACACCTGTGGTTACAGCTTTCATATTGAACGCTCCGGAGCCGGCGTTGTTCACCAATCTCCTTTTGATCTGGATCGGTTCACGCGCGAGCTGACTCAGATGCTTTGCAATGAAACGTCTTCATGGCAACAGGCGGCTGCGCAGTATGTCGCCGAGACCGATATCTTTGGTCTGGCGGAAAAAGCGGTGGATGTTATTGAAGAGGTTGTCGCATGA